In the Klebsiella aerogenes KCTC 2190 genome, one interval contains:
- a CDS encoding DUF72 domain-containing protein — protein MIYIGLPQWSHPKWVRLGITGLEEYARHFNCVEGNTTLYALPKAEIVDRWFQQTHDDFRFCFKFPATISHQAALRDCDDLSHEFFTRLAPLESRIGQYWLQLPATFGPRDLPALWQFLDTLPKNFTYGVEVRHPEFFAKGDAEQQLNRGLHQRNANRVILDSRPVHSAVARNPAMIDAQKKKPKVPVHAVMTAEQPMVRFIGSDDMAQNRELFRVWLQTLPKWHQSATPWLFLHTPDIAQAPELVDTLWEDLRAVLPGVGAAPSIPQQSSLF, from the coding sequence ACCGGCCTTGAAGAGTATGCCCGCCATTTTAACTGCGTGGAGGGTAATACCACCCTGTATGCCTTACCAAAGGCCGAGATAGTCGATCGCTGGTTTCAACAAACTCACGATGATTTTCGGTTCTGTTTTAAATTCCCGGCCACGATTTCGCATCAGGCGGCGCTGCGCGACTGCGACGACTTAAGCCACGAATTTTTTACTCGTCTGGCGCCGCTGGAATCGCGCATCGGCCAGTACTGGCTTCAGTTGCCCGCCACCTTCGGGCCACGAGACCTCCCTGCCCTGTGGCAGTTTCTCGATACGCTACCGAAAAACTTCACCTACGGCGTTGAAGTTCGCCATCCCGAGTTTTTCGCCAAAGGCGATGCCGAACAGCAGCTTAATCGAGGCTTGCACCAGCGCAACGCCAACCGCGTGATCCTCGATAGCCGCCCGGTACATAGCGCCGTCGCGCGCAACCCGGCGATGATTGACGCGCAAAAAAAGAAACCCAAAGTTCCGGTTCACGCGGTCATGACCGCGGAGCAGCCGATGGTGCGTTTTATCGGCAGCGACGATATGGCGCAGAATCGCGAATTATTTCGCGTCTGGTTACAGACGCTGCCAAAGTGGCATCAGTCAGCCACGCCATGGCTGTTTCTACATACCCCGGATATCGCCCAGGCGCCTGAACTGGTGGATACGCTATGGGAAGATTTACGTGCGGTGCTGCCGGGCGTCGGCGCCGCGCCGTCAATTCCGCAGCAATCCTCGCTTTTCTGA
- a CDS encoding MAPEG family protein yields the protein MVSALYAVLGALLLIKFSFDVVRLRMQYRVGYGDGGFSELQVAIRVHGNAVEYVPIGLILLLFMEMNGALTWMVHVCGILLIAGRLMHSYGFHHRLFRWRRSGMSATWCSLLLMVLANLWYMPWELVFSLR from the coding sequence ATGGTCAGCGCGCTGTATGCGGTTTTGGGTGCGTTATTGTTAATCAAGTTTTCCTTCGACGTGGTACGTCTGCGCATGCAGTATCGCGTCGGCTATGGCGACGGTGGTTTTAGCGAACTACAGGTCGCTATTCGCGTTCATGGCAATGCGGTGGAATACGTCCCCATTGGGCTCATTCTGCTGTTGTTCATGGAAATGAACGGCGCGCTAACCTGGATGGTGCACGTTTGCGGTATTTTGCTGATTGCCGGACGCCTGATGCACTCGTACGGTTTCCATCATCGCCTGTTCCGCTGGCGGCGTTCCGGAATGAGCGCCACCTGGTGCTCGCTGTTGCTGATGGTGCTGGCTAACCTGTGGTATATGCCCTGGGAGTTGGTTTTCTCCCTGCGTTAG
- the cmoA gene encoding carboxy-S-adenosyl-L-methionine synthase CmoA has translation MSHRDTLFSAPIASLGDWTFDERVAEVFPDMIQRSVPGYSNIISMIGMLAERFVQPNTQVYDLGCSLGAATLSVRRNIAHPGCKIIAIDNSPAMVERCRRHIDAYKAPTPVEVIEGDIRHIAIENASMVVLNFTIQFLEPSERQAILDKVYQGLNPGGALVLSEKFSFEDANVGELLFNMHHDFKRANGYSELEISQKRSMLENVMLTDSVETHKARLRQAGFEHAELWFQCFNFGSLVAVKSEERA, from the coding sequence ATGTCTCACCGCGACACGCTTTTTTCCGCGCCGATCGCCAGTCTCGGCGACTGGACCTTTGATGAACGGGTAGCCGAAGTCTTCCCGGATATGATCCAGCGCTCTGTTCCTGGTTACTCCAATATTATTTCGATGATCGGCATGCTGGCTGAGCGTTTTGTTCAGCCAAATACTCAGGTTTACGATCTCGGCTGCTCGCTTGGCGCCGCGACGCTTTCCGTGCGTCGCAATATCGCGCATCCGGGATGCAAAATTATCGCCATTGATAACTCCCCGGCGATGGTGGAACGCTGCCGTCGTCATATTGATGCCTATAAAGCGCCGACGCCGGTTGAGGTTATTGAGGGCGATATTCGCCATATCGCCATTGAAAATGCTTCTATGGTCGTGCTGAACTTCACTATTCAGTTCCTCGAGCCGAGCGAACGTCAGGCGATCCTGGATAAAGTCTATCAAGGGCTCAATCCGGGCGGCGCGCTGGTGCTTTCCGAAAAATTCAGCTTTGAAGATGCCAACGTCGGCGAACTGCTGTTTAACATGCACCATGACTTCAAACGCGCCAATGGCTATAGCGAACTGGAAATCAGCCAGAAGCGCAGCATGCTGGAAAACGTCATGCTGACGGATTCAGTGGAAACCCACAAAGCACGACTGCGCCAGGCGGGGTTTGAACATGCCGAACTGTGGTTCCAGTGCTTTAATTTTGGTTCATTGGTGGCGGTTAAATCCGAGGAACGGGCATGA
- the cmoB gene encoding tRNA 5-methoxyuridine(34)/uridine 5-oxyacetic acid(34) synthase CmoB: MIDFSNFYQLIAKGPLSHWLETLPAQVAAWQREALHGKFREWERAVEFLPELAPWRLDLLHSVTAESETPLSEGHQLRIENLLRNLMPWRKGPYSLYGINIDTEWRSDLKWERVLPHLSDLTGRTILDVGCGSGYHMWRMIGAGAHLAVGIDPTQLFLCQFEAVRKLIGNDQRAHLLPLGIEQLPALEAFDTVFSMGVLYHRRSPLDHLWQLKDQLAPGGELVLETLVIEGDENTVLVPGDRYAQMRNVYFIPSAAALKQWLEKCGFIDVRIVDTCVTTSEEQRRTEWMTTESLADFLDPHDSSKTLEGYPAPLRAVIVATKPETQQSLAKKAAAARA; this comes from the coding sequence ATGATCGACTTCAGTAATTTTTATCAGTTGATCGCGAAAGGACCGCTCTCCCACTGGCTGGAAACGCTGCCCGCTCAGGTCGCGGCCTGGCAACGCGAAGCGCTGCACGGCAAGTTTCGCGAATGGGAACGCGCCGTTGAGTTTCTGCCCGAGCTGGCGCCCTGGCGTCTCGATCTATTGCATAGCGTCACAGCGGAAAGCGAAACGCCACTCAGCGAAGGCCACCAGCTGCGAATTGAGAATCTGCTGCGAAACCTGATGCCGTGGCGTAAAGGCCCTTATTCGCTGTATGGCATTAATATCGATACCGAATGGCGTTCCGACCTGAAATGGGAACGCGTGCTGCCGCATCTTTCCGATCTCACCGGTCGTACTATCCTCGATGTCGGCTGCGGCAGTGGTTATCACATGTGGCGGATGATTGGCGCCGGCGCGCATCTGGCGGTCGGTATCGACCCAACGCAGCTGTTCTTATGCCAGTTTGAAGCGGTACGCAAACTCATCGGCAACGATCAGCGCGCGCATCTGCTGCCGCTCGGCATCGAACAACTGCCGGCGCTGGAAGCCTTTGATACCGTCTTTTCGATGGGTGTGCTCTATCACCGCCGTTCCCCGCTGGATCATCTGTGGCAGCTCAAAGATCAGTTAGCCCCCGGCGGCGAGCTGGTACTGGAGACGCTGGTCATTGAAGGTGATGAGAACACCGTGCTGGTGCCCGGCGACCGCTACGCGCAAATGCGTAACGTTTATTTCATTCCTTCCGCCGCCGCGCTAAAACAGTGGCTGGAGAAGTGCGGATTCATCGATGTGCGCATTGTTGATACCTGCGTCACCACCAGCGAAGAGCAGCGCCGCACCGAATGGATGACGACGGAATCACTCGCCGACTTCCTCGATCCACATGACAGCAGCAAAACGCTGGAAGGTTATCCCGCGCCGCTGCGCGCGGTGATCGTCGCCACTAAACCAGAGACGCAGCAGTCACTGGCGAAAAAAGCAGCCGCGGCCAGAGCGTAA
- the cutC gene encoding copper homeostasis protein CutC — translation MLLEVCCYSMECALEAQRCGADRIELCAAPQEGGLTPSLGVLRSVRNNISIPVHPIIRPRGGDFCYTDGEFAAMLDDVATVRDLGFAGLVIGVLDADGQVDIPRMQKIMAAAGPLAVTFHRAFDMCADPRQAWHSLAELGVARILTSGQRPTAEQGLAKIMELIALGDTPIIMAGAGVRAANLQKFLQAGLKEVHSSAGQWLPSPMRFRNPGLSMSTDADADEYCRYAVNGEAVAEMKQIISAARD, via the coding sequence ATGTTACTGGAAGTTTGCTGCTATAGCATGGAATGCGCGCTGGAGGCGCAGCGTTGCGGCGCCGATCGCATTGAACTTTGCGCCGCGCCGCAGGAGGGCGGGTTAACGCCGTCGTTGGGCGTGCTGCGTTCGGTGCGAAACAATATCTCGATTCCGGTTCATCCGATTATCCGTCCGCGCGGCGGCGATTTTTGTTACACCGACGGCGAGTTTGCCGCCATGCTGGATGATGTAGCGACGGTCAGAGATCTGGGTTTTGCTGGTCTGGTGATCGGCGTACTCGATGCTGACGGCCAGGTGGATATCCCCCGCATGCAAAAAATTATGGCGGCGGCGGGGCCGCTGGCGGTGACCTTCCACCGGGCCTTTGATATGTGCGCCGACCCGCGTCAGGCATGGCATTCGCTTGCTGAACTGGGGGTTGCGCGTATCCTCACTTCTGGACAACGGCCAACGGCGGAGCAAGGTCTTGCAAAAATTATGGAACTAATTGCGCTGGGCGATACTCCAATCATTATGGCCGGAGCGGGAGTGCGGGCTGCCAATCTGCAAAAGTTTCTGCAGGCAGGCCTCAAAGAGGTGCATAGCTCAGCGGGGCAGTGGTTGCCATCGCCGATGCGCTTTCGTAATCCGGGGTTATCGATGTCCACCGACGCAGATGCCGATGAATATTGCCGCTATGCCGTTAACGGCGAGGCGGTGGCGGAAATGAAACAAATTATTTCTGCCGCGCGGGATTAG
- a CDS encoding VOC family protein yields MANWQQIDELNDISADLPRFSDALQALAERLGLELAPLDADHISLRCHQNTTAERWRQGLERCGTLLSENIINGRPICLFKLAEPICVAHWRFTVVELPWPGEKRYPHEGWEHIEIVLPGDPETLNARALALLSDDGLSQPGIFVKTSSPKGERERLPNPTLAVTDGKVTIKFHPWSIEQIVASERSDT; encoded by the coding sequence ATGGCGAACTGGCAGCAAATTGATGAACTGAATGATATTTCGGCGGATTTACCGCGTTTTAGCGATGCGCTGCAAGCGCTGGCCGAACGGTTGGGATTGGAGCTTGCGCCGCTGGACGCCGACCATATTTCGCTGCGTTGTCATCAAAATACGACGGCGGAGCGCTGGCGGCAGGGGCTGGAGCGTTGCGGCACGTTACTATCGGAAAATATCATTAATGGCCGCCCCATTTGCTTATTTAAGCTTGCCGAACCTATCTGTGTCGCCCACTGGCGCTTTACGGTTGTGGAGTTGCCCTGGCCGGGTGAAAAACGTTACCCGCACGAAGGCTGGGAACATATCGAAATCGTTCTGCCGGGTGACCCGGAAACCCTCAACGCTCGCGCCCTGGCCTTGCTTTCCGATGATGGACTCAGCCAGCCGGGGATTTTCGTGAAAACCAGTTCGCCGAAAGGGGAGCGTGAACGTTTGCCGAACCCGACGCTGGCGGTCACGGACGGCAAAGTGACCATTAAATTCCACCCCTGGTCGATCGAGCAAATCGTCGCCAGCGAGCGATCCGATACTTAA
- the argS gene encoding arginine--tRNA ligase has product MNIQALLSEKVSQALIAAGAPADCEPQVRQSAKVQFGDYQANGVMAVAKKLGMAPRQLAEQVLSHLELNGIANKVEIAGPGFINIFLDPAFLADNVNLALQSERLGVAKPQPQTIVVDYSAPNVAKEMHVGHLRSTIIGDASVRTLEFLGHRVIRANHVGDWGTQFGMLIAYLEKQQQENAGEMALADLEGFYREAKKHYDEDEAFAERARSYVVKLQGGDEYFLQMWRKLVDITMSQNQITYDRLNVTLTRDDVMGESLYNPMLPGIVADLKAKGMAVESEGATVVFLDEYKNKEGEPMGVIIQKKDGGYLYTTTDIACAKYRYETLHADRVLYYIDSRQHQHLMQAWTIVRKAGYVPESVPLEHHMFGMMLGKDGKPFKTRAGGTVKLADLLDEALERARRLVAEKNPDMPADELEKLANAVGIGAVKYADLSKNRTTDYIFDWDNMLAFEGNTAPYMQYAYTRVLSVFRKAGIDESALAAAPVVISEDREAQLAARLLQFEETLAVVAREGTPHVMCAYLYDLAGLFSGFYEHCPILSAESEEARNSRLKLALLTAKTLKLGLDTLGIETVERM; this is encoded by the coding sequence GTGAATATTCAGGCTCTTCTCTCAGAAAAAGTCAGCCAGGCCCTGATCGCGGCAGGCGCGCCTGCCGATTGCGAACCTCAGGTCCGCCAGTCAGCAAAAGTTCAGTTCGGCGACTATCAGGCCAATGGCGTGATGGCGGTGGCCAAAAAACTGGGCATGGCGCCGCGACAACTTGCAGAGCAGGTACTGTCTCATCTCGAGCTGAACGGCATTGCCAATAAAGTCGAAATCGCCGGACCGGGCTTTATCAATATTTTCCTCGATCCAGCCTTCCTGGCGGACAACGTCAATCTCGCGCTGCAGTCCGAGCGCCTGGGCGTGGCGAAACCACAGCCGCAGACCATCGTTGTTGACTACTCCGCGCCGAACGTGGCGAAAGAGATGCACGTCGGCCATCTGCGTTCAACCATCATCGGCGATGCCTCGGTACGTACTCTGGAATTCCTCGGCCATCGCGTTATCCGCGCCAACCACGTCGGTGACTGGGGTACCCAGTTCGGGATGCTGATCGCTTATCTGGAAAAGCAGCAGCAGGAAAACGCCGGCGAAATGGCGCTGGCCGACCTCGAAGGTTTCTACCGCGAAGCGAAAAAACACTATGACGAAGACGAAGCGTTCGCCGAGCGCGCGCGTAGCTACGTGGTTAAGCTGCAGGGTGGCGACGAGTACTTCCTGCAGATGTGGCGCAAACTGGTCGACATCACCATGTCGCAAAACCAGATCACCTACGATCGCCTGAATGTCACCCTGACCCGCGATGATGTGATGGGTGAAAGCCTGTACAACCCGATGCTGCCGGGGATCGTTGCCGATCTTAAAGCAAAAGGCATGGCCGTCGAGAGCGAAGGCGCGACCGTGGTCTTCCTTGATGAATACAAAAACAAAGAAGGCGAACCGATGGGCGTCATCATCCAGAAAAAGGATGGCGGCTACCTCTACACGACTACCGATATCGCCTGCGCAAAATACCGTTATGAAACGCTGCATGCCGACCGCGTGCTCTACTACATCGACTCTCGTCAGCATCAGCATCTGATGCAGGCGTGGACTATCGTCCGTAAAGCCGGCTATGTACCGGAATCCGTACCGCTGGAACATCACATGTTCGGCATGATGCTCGGTAAAGACGGTAAACCGTTCAAAACACGCGCCGGCGGTACCGTCAAACTGGCCGATCTGCTGGACGAAGCGCTGGAGCGCGCACGCCGCCTGGTGGCTGAGAAGAACCCGGATATGCCGGCCGATGAGCTGGAAAAACTGGCCAATGCGGTGGGTATCGGCGCGGTGAAATATGCCGATCTGTCGAAAAACCGCACTACCGATTACATTTTCGACTGGGACAACATGCTGGCGTTCGAAGGTAATACCGCGCCTTACATGCAGTATGCCTATACCCGTGTGCTGTCGGTGTTCCGTAAAGCCGGTATCGACGAAAGCGCGCTGGCTGCCGCGCCGGTAGTTATTAGTGAAGATCGCGAAGCGCAGTTGGCTGCCCGCCTGCTGCAGTTCGAAGAAACGCTGGCCGTCGTCGCCCGTGAAGGTACTCCGCACGTAATGTGCGCCTACCTGTACGATCTGGCCGGTCTGTTCTCTGGTTTCTACGAACACTGCCCGATCCTCAGCGCCGAAAGCGAAGAGGCCCGTAATAGCCGCCTGAAACTGGCGTTGCTGACGGCGAAGACGCTGAAGTTGGGCCTCGATACTCTGGGCATTGAGACCGTAGAGCGGATGTAA
- a CDS encoding glycoside hydrolase family 88/105 protein — protein sequence MKVWPVKHSPLLRQPERFIARSELQALIRNVTQNLVNIKDDNGQFLLRLDDGRVIDTKGWAGWEWTHGVGLYGIYQYYQQTGDTAMRDIIDGWFADRFAEGATTKNVNTMAPFLTLAYRYEETGRQEYLPWLDSWAEWAMHEMPRTEQGGMQHITLAEENHQQMWDDTLMMTVLPLAKIGKLLNRPHYIEEATYQFLLHVQNLMDKETGLWFHGWSYDGRHNFARARWARGNSWLTIVIPDFLELVDLPEGSAVRRYLLQVLNAQIAALAKCQDESGLWHTLLDDPHSYLEASATAGFAYGILKAIRKRYVGAEYTEVAEKAIRGIVRNISPEGELLQTSFGTGMGSDLDFYRQIPLTSMPYGQAMAILCLTEYLRKYF from the coding sequence ATGAAAGTTTGGCCGGTCAAACATAGCCCATTACTGCGTCAGCCTGAGCGCTTTATCGCTCGCAGCGAGCTGCAGGCATTGATCCGTAATGTGACGCAAAACCTGGTGAATATTAAGGATGACAACGGGCAGTTTTTACTTCGGCTGGACGATGGGCGAGTCATCGATACTAAAGGTTGGGCCGGTTGGGAGTGGACCCACGGCGTTGGGCTGTACGGCATCTACCAGTATTATCAACAAACCGGCGATACCGCGATGCGCGATATCATTGACGGCTGGTTCGCCGATCGCTTCGCCGAAGGTGCAACCACCAAAAACGTCAATACCATGGCGCCGTTTCTGACGCTGGCTTACCGCTATGAAGAGACCGGGCGCCAGGAGTATCTACCGTGGCTCGATAGCTGGGCTGAGTGGGCGATGCATGAGATGCCGCGCACCGAGCAGGGGGGCATGCAGCACATTACCCTGGCGGAAGAGAACCATCAGCAGATGTGGGATGACACGCTGATGATGACGGTGCTGCCGCTAGCCAAAATCGGTAAATTACTAAACCGTCCGCACTACATTGAAGAAGCAACCTATCAGTTCTTGCTGCATGTACAGAACCTGATGGACAAAGAGACAGGTCTGTGGTTCCACGGCTGGAGTTATGACGGCCGACACAACTTTGCGCGTGCGCGCTGGGCGCGAGGTAACAGCTGGCTCACCATCGTGATCCCGGACTTCCTTGAGCTGGTGGATTTGCCAGAGGGGAGTGCGGTGCGCCGCTATCTGCTACAGGTACTGAATGCGCAAATTGCCGCGTTAGCGAAATGTCAGGATGAGAGTGGGCTCTGGCATACCCTGCTCGACGATCCGCATTCCTATCTTGAAGCGTCGGCGACGGCGGGCTTCGCTTACGGCATCCTGAAAGCGATACGTAAGCGTTATGTCGGGGCGGAGTACACCGAGGTTGCCGAAAAGGCGATACGCGGGATTGTGCGAAATATTTCACCAGAGGGGGAACTGCTGCAAACCTCGTTTGGTACTGGGATGGGCTCCGATCTCGATTTTTACCGGCAAATTCCGCTCACCTCGATGCCGTACGGCCAGGCGATGGCGATTCTTTGTCTGACGGAGTATCTGCGCAAATATTTCTGA
- a CDS encoding MFS transporter: protein MKTRKIGLANYLAYGSGDFLGAGTTALTAAWLLYFYTTFCGLSPIEATLIFATARVLDAVVSPLMGFLTDNFGSTWLGKRFGRRKFFILLGIPCVFSYSMMWVGDMGFWYYLATYLLFDIVYTMILVPYETLVPEMTDDFKQKTKFSGARISMAQMSAILASFLPGILLTQLGKDNASSFFYASLVFSVLCALMLTFVWFFTWERPREAWSEAALRAEEEKRNLTLAQSLNRLFIELSSTLRIKIFRQHLGMYLGGYIAQDVFNAVFTYYVVFVLMQDASVASNLLGTMAIFQFIAVIAMIPLCIRFGPAPSYRMVVVLFGLSSLSYAVLYYAGLSDVYSLLLLISAIAGLGRGGINYVPWNTYTYIADVDEVITGQRREGIFAGIMTLTRKASQAGAVMLVGIIMQLSGFVSGQKIQPAGVSHTILLILSVGTLVVLACGFLVSLRFKLNLHTHSVLRAETMVMRDIGYAQPERATAENRAVVELLAGMPYDCLWGNNNIGYLNRNKPAAPALNQGGTLNSTYTRG from the coding sequence ATGAAAACACGAAAAATCGGTTTGGCTAATTATCTCGCCTATGGTTCCGGCGATTTTCTCGGCGCGGGAACCACCGCGCTGACCGCAGCATGGCTACTCTATTTTTACACCACCTTCTGCGGGCTATCGCCCATTGAGGCGACGCTCATTTTCGCCACCGCGCGCGTGCTCGACGCAGTCGTCAGCCCGCTGATGGGCTTCTTAACCGATAACTTTGGCTCTACCTGGCTGGGTAAGCGGTTCGGCAGACGCAAATTTTTTATTTTGCTCGGTATTCCCTGCGTTTTTAGCTACTCAATGATGTGGGTAGGCGATATGGGGTTCTGGTACTACCTCGCAACTTATCTGCTGTTTGATATTGTCTATACCATGATTCTGGTGCCCTACGAGACGCTGGTACCGGAGATGACCGATGATTTCAAACAGAAGACCAAATTTTCCGGCGCGCGTATTTCCATGGCGCAAATGTCGGCGATATTAGCCTCGTTTTTACCGGGGATCCTGCTCACCCAACTGGGTAAAGATAACGCCAGCTCATTTTTTTACGCGAGCCTGGTCTTTTCGGTCCTGTGCGCGCTTATGCTGACCTTCGTCTGGTTTTTCACCTGGGAACGTCCGCGGGAAGCGTGGTCTGAAGCAGCGTTACGCGCGGAAGAAGAAAAGCGCAACTTAACGCTCGCGCAGAGTCTTAATCGCCTGTTTATTGAGCTCAGCTCTACGCTGCGAATTAAAATCTTCCGTCAGCATCTTGGTATGTATCTGGGCGGTTATATCGCTCAGGACGTGTTCAACGCCGTGTTTACCTATTACGTGGTCTTTGTGCTGATGCAGGACGCTTCTGTCGCCTCTAACTTACTCGGCACGATGGCTATCTTCCAGTTCATCGCGGTTATCGCCATGATCCCGCTCTGCATTCGCTTTGGCCCGGCGCCTTCATATCGCATGGTAGTGGTGCTGTTTGGTTTGAGCTCTCTCTCTTATGCGGTGCTCTATTACGCGGGGCTAAGCGACGTCTATTCATTATTACTGCTCATTTCCGCTATCGCGGGTCTGGGACGCGGCGGCATTAACTACGTGCCGTGGAATACTTACACCTATATTGCCGACGTCGACGAAGTCATTACCGGCCAGCGTCGGGAGGGCATTTTCGCCGGTATTATGACGCTGACCCGCAAAGCATCGCAGGCGGGGGCGGTGATGCTGGTTGGTATCATCATGCAATTATCGGGCTTTGTTTCCGGGCAAAAAATTCAGCCGGCAGGCGTCAGTCATACCATTCTGTTGATCCTTAGCGTCGGTACGTTGGTGGTGCTGGCCTGCGGCTTCCTGGTCTCCCTGCGCTTTAAACTCAATCTGCATACGCACAGCGTGCTCCGCGCCGAGACGATGGTGATGCGTGATATCGGTTACGCACAGCCCGAGCGGGCGACTGCCGAAAACCGCGCGGTGGTTGAGCTGCTGGCGGGGATGCCTTACGACTGCCTGTGGGGTAATAACAACATTGGCTACCTGAATCGCAATAAACCTGCCGCCCCGGCGCTGAATCAGGGCGGCACTTTGAATTCGACATATACCAGAGGTTAA
- the uspC gene encoding universal stress protein UspC, protein MPYSHLLVAVAPTPESRMLVNKAVSIARPSNAQVSLITLATDPEMYNQFAAPMMENLREIMQEETRSFLNELAAQADYPISKMTIASGELCHHVKDFCLQHHVDLVICGNHNQSLFSRATCSAKNIVGSSGVDVLLVSLE, encoded by the coding sequence ATGCCCTACTCTCATCTGTTAGTCGCCGTCGCCCCAACGCCGGAAAGCCGCATGTTGGTCAATAAAGCGGTGTCTATCGCACGTCCGTCCAATGCGCAGGTCAGCCTGATTACGCTGGCGACAGATCCGGAAATGTATAATCAGTTCGCCGCGCCGATGATGGAAAATTTGCGAGAGATAATGCAGGAGGAGACCCGTAGTTTTCTTAATGAACTCGCCGCCCAGGCGGACTACCCTATCAGCAAAATGACCATCGCCAGCGGCGAACTTTGCCACCACGTGAAGGATTTTTGCCTTCAGCATCACGTCGACCTGGTCATCTGCGGCAACCATAACCAGAGCCTGTTTTCCCGCGCTACCTGTTCAGCGAAGAATATCGTCGGCAGCAGCGGCGTCGATGTTCTGTTGGTATCCCTGGAATAA
- the otsA gene encoding alpha,alpha-trehalose-phosphate synthase has product MSRLVVVSNRIATPNDKKASAGGLAVGILGALKASGGTWFGWSGEIGDDSQPLKKVSKGDISWASFNLSEEDHELYYNQFSNAVLWPAFHYRLDLVNFQRPAWEGYLRVNAAVAQKLLPLLADDDMVWVHDYHLLPFASELRKNGVKNRIGFFLHIPFPTPEIFNALPPHAELLEQLCDYDLLGFQTENDRQAFVDCVAQQTTLSEVGHQQYRAWGKTFRTAVYPISIEPQEVARSASGPLPPKLAQLKAELKGVKNIFSVERLDYSKGLPERFQAYEALLENYPQHRGKIRYTQIAPTSRGDVQAYQDIRHQLETAAGRINGHYGQLGWTPLYYLNQHFDRKLLMKVFRYSDVGLVTPLRDGMNLVAKEFVAAQDPENPGVLVLSQFAGAANELTSALIVNPYDRDEVAAALDRALTMPLAERIIRHGKMLKAIESNDIDNWQAQFVADLKRVKSPEDSCQQPTVVTPSA; this is encoded by the coding sequence ATGAGTCGTTTAGTCGTAGTATCTAACCGTATTGCAACGCCAAATGATAAAAAGGCCAGCGCAGGCGGCCTGGCGGTGGGTATTTTAGGTGCGCTGAAAGCGAGCGGCGGCACGTGGTTTGGTTGGAGTGGGGAAATCGGTGATGATAGCCAGCCGTTGAAGAAGGTGAGTAAAGGGGATATTTCGTGGGCCTCATTCAACCTTAGCGAAGAAGATCACGAGCTCTACTACAATCAGTTTTCCAATGCGGTGCTATGGCCCGCATTTCACTATCGTCTCGACTTAGTCAATTTTCAGCGTCCGGCGTGGGAGGGGTATCTGCGGGTTAATGCCGCCGTGGCGCAAAAGCTGCTGCCGCTGCTAGCCGATGACGATATGGTATGGGTTCATGATTATCATCTGTTGCCATTTGCCAGCGAATTACGCAAAAACGGTGTGAAGAACCGCATTGGTTTCTTCTTACATATTCCGTTTCCAACACCTGAAATATTCAATGCGTTGCCCCCGCATGCCGAACTACTTGAGCAGCTGTGTGATTATGACCTTTTGGGCTTTCAAACCGAAAACGACCGGCAGGCGTTTGTTGACTGCGTTGCCCAGCAAACCACATTAAGTGAAGTGGGCCACCAACAATATCGCGCCTGGGGCAAGACGTTCCGTACTGCCGTCTACCCGATTAGCATCGAACCTCAGGAAGTCGCGCGCAGCGCCAGTGGGCCGCTGCCGCCGAAGCTGGCTCAGTTGAAAGCTGAACTGAAAGGGGTGAAGAATATTTTTTCCGTTGAGCGCCTGGATTACTCCAAGGGGCTGCCGGAGCGTTTTCAGGCTTACGAAGCGCTGCTGGAAAACTACCCCCAGCATCGTGGGAAAATTCGCTATACCCAGATAGCGCCCACTTCGCGGGGGGATGTACAGGCTTATCAGGATATCCGCCACCAACTGGAAACCGCCGCGGGACGCATCAACGGCCACTATGGTCAATTGGGGTGGACGCCGCTGTATTATCTGAATCAGCACTTCGATCGCAAACTGCTCATGAAGGTATTTCGTTATTCCGACGTGGGCCTGGTCACACCGCTGCGCGATGGCATGAACCTCGTGGCCAAGGAGTTTGTCGCCGCGCAGGACCCTGAGAACCCTGGGGTGTTGGTGCTATCGCAGTTCGCTGGCGCGGCGAATGAACTGACTTCCGCGCTCATCGTCAACCCCTACGATCGCGATGAAGTGGCGGCGGCGCTGGATCGCGCGCTAACGATGCCGCTTGCCGAGCGAATTATTCGCCATGGCAAAATGCTCAAGGCGATCGAGAGTAATGATATTGATAACTGGCAGGCACAGTTCGTTGCCGATCTAAAGCGGGTAAAGTCGCCTGAAGATAGCTGCCAGCAGCCAACCGTAGTTACTCCCTCCGCGTAG